One window from the genome of Dyella sp. A6 encodes:
- a CDS encoding IS3 family transposase (programmed frameshift), with product MRKSKFTESQIVATLKQVEGGRQVKDVCRELGISDATYYVWKSKYGGMEASDIQRLRDVEAEHAKLKRMYAELAMENHALKDLIAKKFVDPAHKRPLLTWLMNHYGWSERRACSAMGLSRSTARYRRRPDRDEEVIALLAELAERFPERGFGKLFQLIRRRGLVWNHKRVWRVYCRMQLNRRRRGKKRVPNRHPMPLAAGEQINASWSIDFMSDALWDGRRFRTFNVIDDFSREALAIEVDLNLPATRVIRTLERIAAWRGYPAKLRLDNGPEFIALALAEWAERKGITLDFIEPGRPMQNGFIERFNGSFRRGVLDMYIFRTLTEVREHAERWLADYNNEIPHDSLDGLTPVEFRLQNDPATSNLAWH from the exons ATGCGCAAGAGCAAGTTCACCGAAAGTCAGATCGTCGCGACGCTGAAGCAGGTCGAAGGCGGTCGGCAGGTCAAAGATGTGTGCCGCGAGTTGGGCATATCGGACGCCACGTACTACGTGTGGAAGTCCAAGTATGGCGGGATGGAAGCGTCCGACATACAGCGGCTGCGCGACGTCGAGGCGGAGCACGCCAAGCTCAAGCGGATGTATGCCGAGCTGGCGATGGAGAACCACGCGCTGAAGGATCTGATTGCAAAAAAGT TTGTAGACCCGGCGCACAAGCGCCCGCTGCTGACGTGGTTGATGAATCACTACGGCTGGAGCGAGCGCCGGGCTTGTTCGGCGATGGGCTTGTCGCGATCAACGGCGCGTTACCGCCGCCGACCGGATCGGGACGAGGAAGTGATTGCGCTGCTCGCTGAACTGGCGGAACGGTTTCCAGAGCGTGGCTTCGGCAAGCTGTTTCAGCTGATTCGACGCCGCGGTCTGGTGTGGAACCACAAGAGGGTGTGGCGCGTGTATTGCCGGATGCAACTCAATCGCCGCCGACGCGGCAAGAAGCGTGTACCGAACCGGCATCCGATGCCCTTGGCGGCTGGCGAGCAGATCAACGCTAGTTGGTCGATCGACTTCATGTCCGACGCCCTGTGGGATGGGCGGCGCTTCCGGACGTTCAACGTGATTGACGACTTCAGTCGCGAAGCACTGGCCATCGAGGTCGACCTCAACCTGCCCGCCACGCGTGTCATCCGCACGCTGGAGCGGATTGCGGCCTGGCGCGGCTATCCGGCCAAGCTTCGCCTGGACAACGGGCCGGAATTCATCGCACTGGCGCTGGCCGAATGGGCCGAGCGCAAAGGCATCACTCTGGACTTCATCGAGCCCGGCAGGCCCATGCAAAACGGCTTCATCGAGCGTTTCAACGGCAGCTTCCGCCGTGGCGTGCTCGACATGTACATCTTCCGCACGCTCACCGAAGTACGTGAGCACGCGGAACGGTGGCTGGCCGACTACAACAACGAGATTCCCCACGACAGCCTCGACGGGCTCACGCCCGTCGAATTCCGACTTCAGAACGACCCGGCAACCTCTAATTTAGCTTGGCACTGA